The genome window GCCGCCGTACACCCTTTGTCTTTATCAACTTGGTAGAACAAAGCAGGAAGAGTCTATTTCCTCTATATATAATCTATTTTCTGCTCATCTCCGTACCATACACCAGGGGGCATTGAAAGGCGTTTTTTGTTCTTCTATTAAAGCAAATGTAGCTTCATTACTGTATTTTTGGTGAAAAGCAGTCATTTGGATTGTTTTCTGTTTTCATGTTTCTTCTTCTGCTATTAGAAAAACTAGTacaattacagcaaacatttttttttttttaaatatgtgtgCCATATAACCAAAAGTACATATAACTATCATTTTTGGAAAATGATATATAGTTCATACAAAGTTCAACCCATTTTATCCATCAAAGAACTAAAAGTAACCAGCCATTTTTTTCATTAAATCAATATTAGCAAACCTTTTTACTTTGATATATACTACACAGTAatgttacacactgctctgtttCGGAGTCACTGTATACTGTATGCTGTTGGGTGATGATTATCAAGGGGACACATTTTCAATTATTTGCATCCACTGCGAGGCCCTGATCATAGAAAGGCACATGAGCCACAGTACAACACACATGGCTACTCTGGCTCAAGTAtaccaacatgtatttaaattcagattgaagaaCAATGCACAGtcataaaatgtacatgtgtgtAGTTTCTTATATGCAGCCTTGGTTTTTTGATGAACATTGATTAAACCACATTCTCTCTCCGGGTGTTTGAAAAGTTTATTGATTTCAACTTGAGGCATTCTCAGTCGCCTCCTCATGCCtgtgcaacaagcagtgttCTTTCGTGCATGTCACATCAACAACCAGCTTTTTAAAAGCAAAATATAAAGCAAAGTAATCTATAGCAAAACATTTGTTAAAAACATGCAAAGTTGAGCTAAGCTAAAGCTCACACGGGCGCGTGGTGCTGTGTGTGGTTTGCTCTCACAGCGGAGTACACACACTCCTGTGGTAACTCTTGCTTTTGcttcatttttttcacttttcttgTGGAGTAATTCAGTGCTGCATAGTTTACCGCCTCTTCGTCTCCATCCTGAAAATCATATAGTCTATTAAACATATATTCCTTAAATATTAGGCCTGTGAAATGAAAAACACTTAATCCAAACCAAGTCTTTGAATGATTGAGTCTAAAGTCAGAAAATGTACGAGGATGCTTTTTGCCTCCACATTTGGTGCATAGATTCGAAGTTACAAATATATTTACCAGGTCAGTTGATTCATCCACTGCCGCCTCGTTGGCTCTAGGATTACGGGTGGTACACGTTGCTACTGCAGAAAGAGTTAAATAATGTTAGATGGAGTTCAACTGTTCAATTGTCGCTGAATTTTTAAGTAGAGTCTGGAGTTTTACCCTTTTGTGggacttttacttttgaattaAATTTAGTACATGAAACTGTAGTTATGAGTTCACAGAATATGTTGAGTACATGTATGGTGACATCATACATGTCTGCATAGAGATTACTATTTTAGAGTTAAGTATTTAAGTTGAATTTCCCCTTTTGACAAATGAAGATATTTGAAAGGATGTTGAGATAACCCAGGACTCAAACTCGCAACCATTTTACAGAAAGCTCAAAATGTATATCCTTTGGATTAAACTGATAAATTAATACTTATACTTGCTTGATGAGGATTAGAAAGAGGGAAGCTTGGGAAGAAAATGATTCAACAATTAACATAAAAAAGGCCTCTGTAGGAGACACAAAGTGTATGAATGTTATGTGCTTGGGTTTAAGCCCAATGTGATGTTGGGCCTGTTATTACTGGGTAAAATTAACCGAAGTTACAATAAAACTACATTCCTACAATTTAGAACATGGGCAGATGTCCATGACTAAAACATTGCTGTATGATTTAGGAACCTACCTTTGCAGTGTCGACAAACTCCTCGATTTACGTAGAAAGCAAGGATGACGATTAAAGTCAAAGAGCAGGCCAACAGTGCTCCAAGTACGAGGACAGCTGCGTCCAGTTTTGATCCTGGAATTTGAAAAATAGACACTTAACTCCTCATTCCAATTTTACATTTACAGAGATTTACATTTCTGTCAATATTGTCTGTTAAAAATACTGTCATATTTGGAGAATTTATTTGGCTTTGTCGATCAATCATTACTTTACATTAAGGTCAAAAAGAGCCTTCTGTTTAaggacatgttttttttattgcaccAACTTTTTCAAGTGCATGACAAAACAGTGTATCTACTTGGACCAAGATTTAAAATATCAAAGAGCTGTGAATCTGTTTGACTGAAAGATGCAAATTGACTTATGCAGATAGATAtttagaaacaaatatttatcctAACATGAATAAATGCAAACTAGCATCTATCATTTATTGATATTCTATATACACTTTATCAATATTTATCCAATATATCTGACTACCATTAATGTTCAAAATGTACTAAAGATTTCAGAATTCAACTTTAAAACGTACTTGTCTCCACTGTAGTTCCTTCTCCAAACAGGATCTGTCCACATGTAGCCACAGCACAGTAATACGTCCCGGTATCAGAGGAGTTGTGTATAGTTTTGGACAGACTGAAGACACAACTGCTTTCCTTTTGTTCCTCACTGTGAGTGTAAAGGATGCTTGGATGGGATTCTCCTGATCCAGATCTGAACCAGTACACTTTGTGTTCGTCTGGACACTGATGTGCGTTTTCTTTGTGTTTGGAGAGGAGTGAACACTGGAGAGTCACTGAGTCGCCGGGCTGGACTGACTCAGTCTTCGGACTTTGCTTCACGTGGATAGATTTCTTCAGATTTGTATGATCTGTGTGATGGACAAACATTAAGAATAAAGTAACTGATTTTAAGGATTTTACAATGTAGTAAATTAAGTAATTGAAATTAATATACTTTACCATTCACAACTAAAAGTGTGCCGTAAATAATTTCCATTTTGTATACCGACCCTGCTTGACAGAAGTACGTTGCTTCATCTTCTTTTGTTACATTTCTGATGTTTAAAATATTCTGAGTATGCCGTTTTGTGATGTTGAATCTTGAGTTGTTGAATTGTCCTTGAAGTTGTATTTTGTCAAAAGGTCCTGCCGCAACTGTTTGAAACATATATCCAAACTTCAGCTTATACCAGTAAATCATCCAGGCTTCATTGTTAAAGACTGAACATGTCAGAGTCAAATTACCACCAAGTTCCACCAGAGTCAAAGAGATCTGGTGAGGAACCTCTGCAGTTTGAATCAGGGCTGAAAAAAGAGACAATAGGACAAAAACAATGATTGATAAGATAAGACAATGAAAGTTGATAAGATAATACAGTAATACTAATAATTAAACGTGTCTAAACTTTAATACAACCTTTCGAAAATAGTAGTGCTCGTCTTTAAGTAGTAATTAAAGTTGCACTCACACAATGTCCTTAGAAGAAACAGAGCAGCCAGTCTTCCCATCATTGTGCCACAGAGCCCTTCCCTTGCACTGCTGATGTCTGCACACCCAAATGGAACATTTACCCAAAAGTCATCAAGGTTAACAAAGTAGAAGTGATTGTGATTGGCTGAAAGGCAGACCACGACCCTCGATTAACCAAACCTTCGATCATGTCCCCTTTTCAATGAAATTGAAAAGCTGTGTGACCAAGCACCATGTGACATGTTGTGACTTACTGATACGCAGCAGACACACAAAAGACGACTAAACAACTGACAGACAAACTTCCTGTCACAACAGTGTACAGAATTTCCAGTGCAATGGGAATCTACTTTTATTCTTGTCCGTGTCGAAAGCATTTTGCTATTGAAGCTCACtgtacatgtgtgtgcatgGTCATTCATTTTGTCACTGACATGTCAGTACCTTTAGGACATGATGTAGGTCTGGTGCTGCGTTGGGCAGTAATGCATTACTTAGTAATAGAGCTAGTTTTGTCTAAATGCATTTTTGTTGCAGAATGTTTGCCAAATAATTTACGAGAAAAACATTTCGTGTCCATAACTTTTATTTCTAGTCTCAAAGCATTTAGgcattttacttcaaagcaAGAGTAAATTCACATGTCACAGATACAGTGAGAGAGGAAAAGCCATTTCCCTTCCTTGACCGACCACTGAATCTGTTTCCTCTGAAGAGACCTACAGGATATGTAATGAGGTTAGAGGTGCAAGAAGGGAAGTGTTTCACAAGGAAACATAAATCTAATTTTAGTTTAATCATTGTCACTCATAGTGTTCACTTTAACACAGTATTTGTCGGCTTTATGTACTGTAAATCACattacaaagaaaaacaaaagagCCAACACACAGTGATTCTGAGTTGATACTGTTTACGTCTGACTCTGAGAACACGTGCTCAATGTTATTCACCTCTTCATGTGTTATTTGAGCTGTACAAAGTcaaacagcacacacactttaaAACAGCACTAAAGACACCTTCACTGTCAATGCATGACTAAAATACTGTAGTAATGAAAAGGTAAGTTTTGTATAACGAATGACATTGAAGGAAATGTGACTTTGAAAGCACACCCTATTTTGGCAGCCCAACCACAGCCATGCCCGCCTTTCCACTCGTAATTGTTTTGTCAAGTGGGTGTCTGTTCACCCACATTTACAGGGAAATAAAAGGCAACATTCAGATGTATGTTTTGCAAGAATCTTTCTAAATTATATTTAAGAGTAATGTGTTTCCCCTTGTTCACCTCAggcagtacagtagattgaagggCTCATATTCGACTCTGGAATACATCATGTATCCAATGTCAGACAAGTTTTTTTTGCCAACCCTACATTTAAAAGCTTTTGCAATAGTCTTGTATTAAATAACATGCCTTGCTACATGAAGTCTGACGTTTCATTATTTGTGGAGTTTTGACTTTCTCCTCCATTCAGAGAGCCTTTTTATCAGGTTAATGTTTTTTCCCAAAAGGCAgacgttaaaggaatggtccactcattagatcattaatcaaaacttcagtatttagtgaaacattatgtttaaaccataccctgaagaaatcagcgatattccccggtaaataatgattttatagcctTTTTTTATCAAGaactgtatattccgtctggccgccgccatttttgccattttcagtagtcacgtgatggtcgtgacgtcatccatgcgttcactttgtcaacacacggaaatatggcggagtatttgagttcggacttcagcagaggaagaagttttgaccaatgtgaagagattggatgggggaattcagccatacatatcagtatgccaatacgacaccctctgtccttagaccctcacatcgtacaaggaaacatttccgaagaaaacccacagtttaaagggaacatgggagaaacctcagggagagcaacagaggagggatccctctcccaggacggacagacgtgcaatagatgccgtgtgtaaattgaaaagataatacatttgcaacataggtagtccaaatgtttggaaatgcatgtgtgtataataggaagatgatataagatactatatgtatgcatgtagtaccacccttgctagcgattccctctctagtttagcatactcagcttcgttgtccctggccatagaatcacgattttatggggccggtaaaaactgggggaaaatacacactagccggtactacgctatatggaaaggccaccaaaaactgtcctggcctggacgctaaaggacgtcacttcagttgcgccacttatgtgacagacaagaagagtatgtgacagacaagaatagtcaactctaatgtctaacacttaatgtggagaaagagatgtcctgtatgggttgattgtgcgttgatctgttggtaatgcctcggggttccggtgggcatgtaaacaaatgcataatgctgcgctatactttgtggcctcatccagttgcatcgcgacacttattgtgtagttgtcttttaataagcaggtagtcatatcattagctagaactagctggatctgatcgatatggacataaacgcgagtgaagtctaatctgacgggagagagagatcagctgctgctgacgagtcgacactcGACACAGCTCTGCATaagcacatgcagcggtgagcggaacaaaacacacacttcaggttagaatatcacacgtagatattttaattacctctcaaactacctaaactagttatagatatgtttagttttactgtcgggtcactcattactggatccgcgagctgcatgatactggcataatcgattgcccgatcgggcaaccagcaggtgaggcttcattgcccgagctaaatactagatggccccgggccatcgggcagtccttaatgtcgagccctgagtcgagtgcaatccagtgagccagggagttggttattttctcagacgtggacttacttatcctggccctgaaaccagtcatctggttgagtgtgggttgggtcagggtgtggttccttgcactcggagtcgggctaacgtccacgctagctgctacatgctttgcatttaggtgatactttaggcttgatgtgctgcggtgatatgcaaattcttttttgcataattagcacacaaccgtgctcttgtcgacgcttccatccgtccgttttttaaaacaaaatgtcccatccacggggccgaccaaagcggtctcatcagcttgttcgttcatgtttgactattgttcaccgtggtttgttgttgtttgaagtcccatgctgaagtcatgaacgttagttggtgctccagtataatcggtacgcctgaaactcatccagtaagAAACGTtctgctgtgcaaaaataagtgtgattaaagtgcgattaaaatgcgttaatttttgtgtaattaattaatcttaattaacgtgttaaagtcccggccctagtaaAAATacttacatgtatttaatattaataacaTAATGATTAATTTCAGATAATAATACTTTTCAGGGTTAGGTCTGGTCTGACAGTGCTTAGCTCTCTGCTGcagagaagatcactgctctaaacaaagtcaaaaatcctacatccaaacggaataaatataattaattatgatgaatacgttaagtcttgttcattgtttttcacttttattaaatgtttgatatttcctgtatgccaacttagtgctctagtctttgcaataggatatcatggtcgatagtatcaaatgcagcactgagattgagtaaaacaagaatagagacaagtcccttgtctgaggctattagaatgtcatttgagacacggcaggcaaaaacatcgtttttcaagtagcctactggtcaattttgagattttgtgctattttgattccataacatgttttctttcaggcttttggaaggaaaacgtacaaaatacacatttaagtgtttattttactatagtgtgtctatttgcgtctgtagatttctcctaaattcaccaaaagttagcattctaacgtaacataaagtaccgcgaccgctgtgtgcaccatgtcaacagagttatcgctggaaagctgtgtctctcctgcccaatctcatcggatccaaatatggtcatttattttgtatcagcaaccaatcgtgaaagcacaaaggggtcttaaaccaagaaacaaaatcttattggctggtgtcaatttctgacaacgtgattcattcagatgcgtcacgtggtgtgctaaaacacttcctggttagctttcagctagaaattgaaatctgaAAATGCCAAAAGAACGGCgtaaaaaacgttcacagagaagacgacaacaattgtcacttgcacgaagcaaggttatacaaaaaaaaaatgaccctgaacatgaaataccttcacggagtgcgtcgatgcgcaagctgtcatctagtgctgcgtaccggcaagccgaaccgctactggacttgtaaaaagtttcggttcaagtccggttaaaaccggaacgtcgggaaccggtacttggactcgcaaaaaaactagcacttacgtatattctggtgtctgtggttatttaaacattccctgctaaacgttattcagcgtcaataaatgagtgctaatcccagtgtgctcagtgtacaacatcacatgtcatttcaccttcgattcacggtttgaagacgtagcatttcgccacatgctaatgctaaccggaagtgaatacttttcagaataaaagtattaagtaaatagtgtgaacttccggttttttcagaataaaactgatttaaattaaatagtgtatttaattcaaaattacgccatatcaacattgattttaatttctaacagtatgtatgtacatcactatgtatgtagtatgtactgtataataataataataaataaaatgcattattattattataatgtacacatgtagagttgtagaaaagacatggtgtacagacagtacactaCTGTTCAGTCACAACAGTGTAtgctgtatagtaggtgtgtaacagtgtaatgcgtatagtctactctacactctacctttcagcaacgctttagggatttaggctcagtcagctcagggactgttcggttactttagtttggtaaatgaaataaatgtttgaactttgtagtagttcactgtagttgctgtcataagtcatttgtagactaagtggcaaaacgttttttttttacatttgtactttgtagagaaatgtagacacaagttggaagggagcacaataaacctgacgagtttgaatttgagttgattattgttaattttcaattgataattagctcacaataagttcactttagttactcacacaacttgacacaagacatgggttcaggtccggacttataagtccggacctgaacctgaacctctggacttgagtccggacctgaacatgaatgtgagtccaggtacgcagcactactgtcatccaaagaacaggagggtttagctagcgcctcactgcaatctttaaaggtcgttttctcaaaatgagttttttctcctactctgagttcg of Pseudochaenichthys georgianus chromosome 10, fPseGeo1.2, whole genome shotgun sequence contains these proteins:
- the LOC117454080 gene encoding uncharacterized protein isoform X1, with amino-acid sequence MMGRLAALFLLRTLSLIQTAEVPHQISLTLVELGGNLTLTCSVFNNEAWMIYWYKLKFGYMFQTVAAGPFDKIQLQGQFNNSRFNITKRHTQNILNIRNVTKEDEATYFCQAGSVYKMEIIYGTLLVVNDHTNLKKSIHVKQSPKTESVQPGDSVTLQCSLLSKHKENAHQCPDEHKVYWFRSGSGESHPSILYTHSEEQKESSCVFSLSKTIHNSSDTGTYYCAVATCGQILFGEGTTVETRSKLDAAVLVLGALLACSLTLIVILAFYVNRGVCRHCKVATCTTRNPRANEAAVDESTDLDGDEEAVNYAALNYSTRKVKKMKQKQELPQECVYSAVRANHTQHHAPV
- the LOC117454080 gene encoding uncharacterized protein isoform X2, yielding MMGRLAALFLLRTLSLIQTAEVPHQISLTLVELGVAAGPFDKIQLQGQFNNSRFNITKRHTQNILNIRNVTKEDEATYFCQAGSVYKMEIIYGTLLVVNDHTNLKKSIHVKQSPKTESVQPGDSVTLQCSLLSKHKENAHQCPDEHKVYWFRSGSGESHPSILYTHSEEQKESSCVFSLSKTIHNSSDTGTYYCAVATCGQILFGEGTTVETRSKLDAAVLVLGALLACSLTLIVILAFYVNRGVCRHCKVATCTTRNPRANEAAVDESTDLDGDEEAVNYAALNYSTRKVKKMKQKQELPQECVYSAVRANHTQHHAPV